The DNA region TGCGGACCGCCGTGTATATCGTGGCCTGCACCCGGGTGCTCGAAGCGCGGGCGCTGCGCGGCCTGTACCCCTGAGCCTGCGGCCAAGCGGCACGGAGACGGGAACCTGGCGATCAGGTTCCCGTCTCCGTGTGGGGCCGCGTTCCCGCCTCAGCTGCCGCCCGGCTTCTGGCCGCCGTCCGTCTCCTCGTAGAGCGCCGGATCGTTGGCCCCGTAGTGTGAAGCGCTGGTGCCGTCCACCGCCGCGTCGAGCAGGTCGCTCTCCTCGGCGTTGGCGGGGGGCTGGTAGACGGGGTCCGCGCCGCTCACACCTTCACTGTTCGTCTCGGTGTAGGGCTGGTCGGGCACACTGGGGGTCTGGTCGTCGGTCATGCGCCCAGGGTTTCACGCGGGCGCGGCGCGGCGCTCCCGAGCCTGCTTAAGCCCGCTTCACCTTCGGCGCCGCCCCTTGCCCGCCCCCCGCCCCGGGGACAGGGGGTCCGCCGCTTAGAATGCCCTCCATGACCGATCTTCTCAGCGGCTGGCAGCCCGCCCCCGCAGGCTTCAAGCATGTGGTGAGCGTGTCGCTGGGGGGCAGCAAGCGCAACGCCCGCGAGGAACTCACGGTGCTGGGCCAGCCGTTCGTGCTCGAGCGCCTGGGCACCGACGGCGACGTGGGCAGGGCAGCGGCGCTCTTTCAGGCGCTCGACGGGCGGGTGGACGCTTTCGGGCTGGGCGGCGCCGACCTGTACGTGATCGCGGCGGGGCGGCGCTACACCTTCGGCAACGTCCGCAAGCTGGTTTCGCACGCCAAGCTGACCCCGGTGCTCGACGGCAGCGGCCTGAAAAACACCCTGGAGCGCGACGCGGTGGCCCAGCTCGACCCGCTGCTGAACTGGAAGGCGCAAAAGGTGCTGATGGTGAGCGCCGTGGACCGTTTCGGGATGGCCGAGGCCCTAGCGGGGTCGGGCGCCGACGTGGTGTACGGCGACCTGATTTTCGGGCTGAACCTCGACGTGCCGCTGCGGTCCATCGGGGCGCTGCGGCGGGTCGCGCACCTCGCGCTGCCCGCGATCACCCGGCTGCCGCAGGACTGGTTTTACCCCACCGGGGACAAACAGGACTCCAGCGTGCAGGGCAAGGGCACCCGCTACTACGCCTGGGCCGACGTGATCGCCGGAGACACCCACTACGCCAAGCGCTACGCCCCGCGCGACCTGAGGGGCAAGACCATCCTGACCCAGACCATCACCGAAGCCGACCGCACCTGGATGAAGGAGCGCGGGGTGGCCCGGCTGGTCACCACCACCCCGCGCATGGGCAGCCGCAACTTCGCCACCAACGTGCTGGAGGCCTTTTTCGTGGCCCTCAGCGGCGGGCGGGAGGCGCTCAGCGAAGAAGAGTACCTGCGCTACATCCGCGAGGTGGGCTTCCGGCCGGAGATCACCGACCTCGGCGGGTGAGGGGCGCGGGGCAACGCTCAGCCCGCCCGCACCCCGGCCAGGAAGGCGCCGTAGGCGGCGAAGAACCGTTCGGGCTGCTCGAAGTACACGAGCGCGCCCGTCTCGAACCGCTGGAAACTCCAGTTGGGCTTATTCTCCACGTTGCTCAGGTCCCCGAAGTCGGTGAAGCGGTCGCGCGTCCCGTACGCCAGCCACGCCGGCACCGTCAGGGCCTCGTAGACCCGGTCGATGTCGGCGCTGAACAGCGTCCCGCTGATAAAGGCAAACGGCGCGTGCCGCGCCCCGGGCACGTGCGAGGTGGGGTAGTCGTACCGCAACAGCCCCTCGTCCACCGTGCCAAACGAGCCGAAGGTCAGCGCCAGGAAAAAGCGCAGGCTGGGCGAACTCGCCAGCAGGTCGTAGAAGGGCTGCCCCAGCAGCGGGTGTTCGTAGGCCCGCTTCAGCGCCGCGCTGCCCCGCGTGCTGCCCAGCCCCCCGTAGAACTGCTCGGTCTTGCCAAAGCCCGTGGGCGTGACCAGGGCGACTGACCGGAACCGCTCCGGGCGCTCGGCGGCGGCGCGGGCCAGGAACTCGCCGCCCAGCGAAAGGGCCAGGGCGTCCACCGGACCGCCGTGTTCCAAGGCGATCTCGTCGAGCACGTCGTGGATGGCGTCGGTCATCAGGCGGGGGGTATAGTTGCGGTCGGTGCGGGCCGAGAAGCCGAAGCCGGGCAGGTCGAGGGCGTACACCCGCCGGGAGGCGCGGTGGTGCTCGAACAGGGGCCGGACCTCGTAGGCGCTCGCGGCGGCGTTGACGCTGTGGATCAGCAGCAGGGGCGCGCCCGATCCCGCCACGTACACGTTCAGCGGCCCCGCGCGGCCGTCCAGGGTCCGGCGCTCGGCCTCGAGGGCGGGCGGCGGCGTGAGGTCGTGCGGAATGCGCGCGCGGCTGTAGAGGCTCCACGCCAGCCAGGCGCCCAGGGGCAGGGCCGCCGCCCAGGCCAGGGTCCGGGCCGCCGCGTGCGGAGGGGCAGAGGTCATGTCTGAGCCTAAGCGCCGCTCCCCCTCCCCCGACTTTCAGTTTCTCAGCGGACCTGAAGGCTTTCTAGGGACTCGCGGCCGCTGCCCGGGACAGTGCCCAGACCCAGGCGGCCCGCCCAAGCGTGAGCACGTCTCAACCTGACCCTCAGATGAGGCGCCGGCGCGCTGTCTAGGCTGGGGGCAAACTGCCAAAGGACGTGACCCCCATGACCCAGCCTGATCCCCGCTCCGCCATGATTCCCGACCAGCGTTCCCGCGTGAATGTCGCCACCTACGCCACCTACCCGGAGGCGCAGCGGGCGGTGGATTTCCTCAGCGACCAGAAGTTTCCGGTGGAGCGCATGGCGATCGTGGGCGAGGGCCTCAAGACCATCGAGCAGGTGACCGGGCGGCTCGACTGGGGCCGCGCGGCGGGCCTAGGCTTCGGGCAGGGGATTTTTCTGGGCCTCTTCATCGGCCTGCTGTTCGGGCTGCTGGGGCTGGGCGGCGGCAACCTGCTGTTCGCCGCCGCCTACGGCATGGTGATGGGCGCGATCACCGGGGTGGTGTGGGGCGTGGTGGGCTACGCCATGAGCGGCGGGCGGCGCGACTTTACCTCTGTCGGCGGAATGCGCGCCGAGCAGTACGTGATCCTGGCCGACAGCGACGTGGCCGAGCAGGCCCGCACGCTGCTGTCGGGCCTGCCGCCGCGCTGAGCGGACTCAGGAGGGCGCTCCCTGCCGCCGCCGCGCAGGCAGGCGCGGGCCGGATGCCCTCTGGCCGGGGTCTACCCGCGCTCACAGGGCCAGCACGTCCGCGCTGAGCTGATCGGGTCTCAGCGCTCCGGTCATCACCGAGACGGTGTCGGCCATGCTGATCTTGCGGGGATCGAGCACGGCGGCGCGCGCGCCCATGCGGTGCACGTGAATGCGGTCGGCGATCTCGAAGACATGCGGCATGTTGTGGCTGATCAGGATCACGGGCAGGCCGCTGCCGCGCACCTGACGAATCAGGTCCAGCACCATGTTGCCCTCGCGCACGCCGAGCGCCGCCGTGGGTTCGTCCATGATGACCACGTGGCGCGCAAACGCCGCGCTGCGGGCAACCGCCACGCCCTGCCGCTGTCCACCGGAGAGCGTCTCGACCGGCTGGCTCATGCTCTTGATGGCAAATTGCAGGCCCTGCATGTGGCGCACCGCCTCGCCATGCATCTTTTTCTTGTCCACGATTCGCAGCAGCCGGGCCAGGGGACCGGGCTTCAGAATCTCGCGGCCCAGAAACAGGTTTTCCGCGATGGTCATCGCCGGAGCCACCGCCAGGTCCTGGTAGACCGTCTCGATGCCCTGGCGCCGCGCGTCGCTGGGGCTGCGAAACGTCACCGGCTGCCCGTCGAGGAAGATCTGCCCCTCGTCGGGAACCACGGCGCCCGACAGCGCCTTGATCAGGCTGCTCTTGCCCGCGCCGTTGTCGCCGATCACCGCCAGAATCTCGCCGCGCCGCAGCGCGAAGTCGGCGCCCGCTATGGCGGTGACCTGTCCGTAGCGCTTGACCAGGCCGCGCGCTTCCATCACCAGCGGGACGGCGGGCACCGGGGCGGGCACCGGAACATGCTGAAGAGCGTCCATGCTAGGCCTTCCTCCGGGAAAACTGGTCGGTGGCGACGGCCAGGATAATCAGCACGCCGGTAATCAGAATCTGGTACACGCTGTTGACGCCGCTGAGGGTCAGGCCCACCCGGAACACCCCCACGATCAGCGCCCCCAGGAAGGTGCCCAGCACGTTCCCGCGACCGCCAAAGAGGCTGGTGCCGCCCAGCACCACGGCGGTGATGCTCTCCAGATTCTCGGTCTGTCCGGCGTTGGGGTCACCGGCGCCCACCCGCCCGACCAGGATCAGGGCCGCGACGCCGTACAGCAGCCCGGCCGCCGCGTACACCCCGATCAGCAGCCGGGTGGTCGAGATGCCGCTGAGGCGCACCGCTTCGGGGTTGTTGCCCACTGCGTACACGTGGCGGCCCGGCGCCGTCTGCGTCAGGAAAAACCACGCCAACCCGAAGAGCAGCAGCATCAGCACCGCGCCGTACGTAAAGGCCGTTCCGAACACGGTAAAGGTCTGCCCCAGGAAGTTCAGAGCGGGCGGCAGGTTGCTGATCGTCTGCGCGTTGGAATAGATCTGGGTCGCCGCGAAGACGATGCCGTACATGCCCAGCGTGGCGATGAAGGGCGGCAGCCGCAGCCGGGTGATCAGCACGCCGTTGAGGGCGCCGATGGTCGTGGTCACGGCCAGCGCGGCGAGAATCGCCAGTCCGGGCGGCACGCCGAGTTCCACGGCGAATTTGGTCATGATCATGCTGCCCAGCGCCATGATCACGCCGCAGCTCAGGTCGATGCCCGCCGTCAGGATCACCAGCGTCTGCCCGATGGCGATGACCGCCACGAAAGAAATCTGCTTGAGCACCAGCGACAACGTGCTTCCGGTCAAGAAGCGGTCGGACTGGGTGGCGAAGAAGAGACACGCCAGCAGCAGCGCGATCAGGGGTCCCAGCGTCGAGAGGCTGGGCAGCGCGGGGCGCCTGGGTGCTGGAGGCGCGGCGGCAGGTTGCGTCATGACGGAAGACCTCCTCGGACTCGGGGGGTGGGGGAACCGGAGCCGCGCGCGCCGGTCCGGCAGCTTCCTGCCTGCGCGCGCGGCTGTCTGAGCCTGTCCAGGCGGGCCTGGGCTTTACTGGCCCCAGCAGTTGGCGAGGCCGAACCTCGT from Deinococcus budaensis includes:
- a CDS encoding general stress protein — translated: MTQPDPRSAMIPDQRSRVNVATYATYPEAQRAVDFLSDQKFPVERMAIVGEGLKTIEQVTGRLDWGRAAGLGFGQGIFLGLFIGLLFGLLGLGGGNLLFAAAYGMVMGAITGVVWGVVGYAMSGGRRDFTSVGGMRAEQYVILADSDVAEQARTLLSGLPPR
- a CDS encoding ATP-binding cassette domain-containing protein yields the protein MDALQHVPVPAPVPAVPLVMEARGLVKRYGQVTAIAGADFALRRGEILAVIGDNGAGKSSLIKALSGAVVPDEGQIFLDGQPVTFRSPSDARRQGIETVYQDLAVAPAMTIAENLFLGREILKPGPLARLLRIVDKKKMHGEAVRHMQGLQFAIKSMSQPVETLSGGQRQGVAVARSAAFARHVVIMDEPTAALGVREGNMVLDLIRQVRGSGLPVILISHNMPHVFEIADRIHVHRMGARAAVLDPRKISMADTVSVMTGALRPDQLSADVLAL
- a CDS encoding ABC transporter permease encodes the protein MTQPAAAPPAPRRPALPSLSTLGPLIALLLACLFFATQSDRFLTGSTLSLVLKQISFVAVIAIGQTLVILTAGIDLSCGVIMALGSMIMTKFAVELGVPPGLAILAALAVTTTIGALNGVLITRLRLPPFIATLGMYGIVFAATQIYSNAQTISNLPPALNFLGQTFTVFGTAFTYGAVLMLLLFGLAWFFLTQTAPGRHVYAVGNNPEAVRLSGISTTRLLIGVYAAAGLLYGVAALILVGRVGAGDPNAGQTENLESITAVVLGGTSLFGGRGNVLGTFLGALIVGVFRVGLTLSGVNSVYQILITGVLIILAVATDQFSRRKA
- a CDS encoding alpha/beta fold hydrolase; this translates as MTSAPPHAAARTLAWAAALPLGAWLAWSLYSRARIPHDLTPPPALEAERRTLDGRAGPLNVYVAGSGAPLLLIHSVNAAASAYEVRPLFEHHRASRRVYALDLPGFGFSARTDRNYTPRLMTDAIHDVLDEIALEHGGPVDALALSLGGEFLARAAAERPERFRSVALVTPTGFGKTEQFYGGLGSTRGSAALKRAYEHPLLGQPFYDLLASSPSLRFFLALTFGSFGTVDEGLLRYDYPTSHVPGARHAPFAFISGTLFSADIDRVYEALTVPAWLAYGTRDRFTDFGDLSNVENKPNWSFQRFETGALVYFEQPERFFAAYGAFLAGVRAG
- a CDS encoding quinate 5-dehydrogenase; protein product: MTDLLSGWQPAPAGFKHVVSVSLGGSKRNAREELTVLGQPFVLERLGTDGDVGRAAALFQALDGRVDAFGLGGADLYVIAAGRRYTFGNVRKLVSHAKLTPVLDGSGLKNTLERDAVAQLDPLLNWKAQKVLMVSAVDRFGMAEALAGSGADVVYGDLIFGLNLDVPLRSIGALRRVAHLALPAITRLPQDWFYPTGDKQDSSVQGKGTRYYAWADVIAGDTHYAKRYAPRDLRGKTILTQTITEADRTWMKERGVARLVTTTPRMGSRNFATNVLEAFFVALSGGREALSEEEYLRYIREVGFRPEITDLGG